A genomic stretch from Triticum urartu cultivar G1812 unplaced genomic scaffold, Tu2.1 TuUngrouped_contig_5336, whole genome shotgun sequence includes:
- the LOC125529096 gene encoding protein PELPK1-like, which produces MSNTMAPKNSAVFLLGLLLSCVAMSSAARILEETAPSKEEHQTVVPQILKVELPPFLEVHLPPKPELPKVELLPVHEVHLPPKPELPKVELPTFPKVYLPPKPEMPKIELPTFPEVHLPPKPEMSKVELTRKPEMPKVELPPKPELPTVPMFHFPKPEDKP; this is translated from the coding sequence ATGTCTAACACTATGGCTCCAAAAAACTCAGCTGTCTTCctccttgggcttcttctctcaTGCGTAGCCATGAGTAGTGCGGCGAGAATCCTTGAGGAGACAGCTCCGTCCAAGGAAGAGCACCAGACCGTGGTGCCACAGATTCTCAAGGTAGAGCTTCCACCATTCCTGGAAGTGCACCTACCACCTAAGCCTGAGCTTCCTAAGGTGGAGCTGCTGCCGGTCCATGAGGTGCACCTACCACCCAAGCCGGAACTGCCTAAGGTGGAGTTGCCAACGTTCCCAAAGGTTTACCTGCCACCCAAGCCGGAGATGCCCAAGATAGAGCTGCCAACGTTCCCGGAGGTTCACCTGCCACCCAAGCCGGAGATGTCCAAGGTGGAGCTGACGCGGAAGCCCGAGATGCCCAAGGTGGAGCTTCCACCAAAGCCCGAGTTGCCCACTGTTCCCATGTTCCACTTTCCAAAGCCGGAGGACAAGCCATGA